A region from the uncultured Draconibacterium sp. genome encodes:
- a CDS encoding GntR family transcriptional regulator translates to MPRKKVISINPKTSVPKYRQLIDSILSAIERKTLKKGDKVPSINQICAEFKLSRDTVMFAFNELKAKGILKSQPGKGYYIASTEIQVEERVFVLFDEFNAFKEDLYNSLINSLKGKATVEVYFHHFNYKVFKNLIAESVGNYTSYIIMPAAFDNTNHLLSKLPQDRVYIIDRKKADLERYPVVYQDFEQDFYDALVEGKERIEKYRRLVFVNPGGKEPVERSRGFERFCQENNFKYEIVKSLSGIKPSLWEAYFLISDRDLVEMVKIAKYCKFKLGKKFGIVSFNDTMLKEVVAGGITTISTDFNEMGKTLANMVLSRDKSQIRNKSRMIFRNSL, encoded by the coding sequence ATGCCAAGAAAGAAAGTTATATCCATCAATCCAAAAACATCTGTACCCAAATACCGGCAATTAATTGATTCAATATTGTCAGCTATTGAAAGAAAGACGCTGAAAAAGGGTGATAAGGTACCCTCGATTAATCAGATTTGTGCCGAATTTAAATTGAGCAGAGACACGGTGATGTTTGCTTTTAACGAATTAAAAGCAAAAGGAATTTTAAAAAGTCAGCCCGGTAAAGGGTATTACATTGCAAGCACCGAGATTCAGGTAGAGGAGCGCGTGTTTGTGTTGTTCGATGAATTTAATGCATTTAAAGAAGATCTTTACAATTCGCTCATAAATTCGCTGAAGGGCAAAGCTACAGTGGAGGTTTATTTTCATCATTTTAACTACAAGGTATTTAAAAACCTGATTGCCGAAAGTGTTGGAAATTATACCTCGTACATTATTATGCCGGCAGCTTTTGATAATACCAACCATTTATTATCAAAATTACCGCAAGACCGTGTTTATATAATCGATAGAAAAAAAGCAGATTTAGAGCGCTACCCGGTGGTTTACCAGGACTTTGAACAGGATTTTTACGATGCCCTTGTTGAGGGGAAAGAACGAATTGAAAAGTACAGAAGACTGGTTTTTGTAAATCCGGGAGGCAAAGAACCGGTGGAGCGGTCGCGGGGATTCGAACGTTTTTGTCAGGAGAATAATTTTAAATACGAAATTGTAAAATCGTTATCAGGAATCAAGCCCTCGTTGTGGGAAGCCTACTTTTTAATTTCGGACCGCGATTTGGTGGAAATGGTAAAGATTGCTAAATATTGTAAGTTTAAACTGGGTAAGAAATTTGGAATCGTTTCTTTTAACGATACCATGTTGAAAGAAGTGGTAGCAGGCGGAATTACAACTATTTCTACCGATTTTAATGAGATGGGCAAAACCCTGGCAAATATGGTGTTATCGCGCGACAAGTCTCAAATACGCAATAAATCGCGCATGATTTTCAGAAATAGTTTATAA
- the tssD gene encoding type VI secretion system tube protein TssD, producing MLAKSNISVEVDGKTHPLQSFSYSLRQLTDHTGQPASEVQGGEIHFTLESTAQNEFLEWMCDSFMRKDGKITIMKSEEEGKLKEFEFKEAFVTDFSESFGESGNGMITISLSAKEIQMGNALHSNEWLDD from the coding sequence ATGTTAGCAAAGTCGAATATTTCAGTAGAAGTGGATGGAAAAACCCATCCGTTACAAAGCTTTAGCTACAGCCTCCGTCAGCTAACCGACCACACCGGTCAACCTGCTTCTGAAGTTCAGGGCGGAGAAATCCATTTTACACTCGAATCAACAGCACAAAATGAGTTTTTGGAATGGATGTGCGACAGTTTTATGCGTAAAGATGGCAAAATAACCATCATGAAAAGTGAAGAAGAAGGTAAACTAAAAGAATTCGAATTTAAGGAAGCTTTTGTTACCGATTTTAGCGAGTCGTTTGGCGAATCAGGAAACGGAATGATCACGATCTCTCTTTCTGCCAAAGAAATTCAAATGGGCAATGCATTGCACAGCAACGAATGGCTGGATGATTAG
- a CDS encoding ATP-dependent Clp protease ATP-binding subunit — translation MDFVLSDKLKQAINIAQAIAKEFMNAEFSPAHLLKALLHKEIGLIPLLEAMNKDFYYMEEWAEMRIETYPKASKISDQPKADIDVKAVFNEADNVRLKISEDTITPECVLIALTIPGVGFTYEQLKTFNLKEQELLDQVIEQANLENVIGADEKKQEEGTTKSSTKKQTALLKYCTDLTTEAQQGKLDPVVSRDKEIRMMAEILGRRSKPNVIIMGDPGVGKTALVHGFAQNIVAGKVPENLKNVKIFELDFGSLIAGASYKGEVEDRLKNIIKEIEQYEKAILFIDEIHMLLDNQAGASGAANLLKPELDKGKLTVIGTTSIDNYTKTIENDEAFKRKFEILKIEEPDTAGCMRMLEKIIPVYEEHHKIKVSKENLEEAVLLSKRYLKERCLPDAAIDLIDRSMAVVKMMQDTSQAEIESLRNELSDYIGNKNALSEEELKKEILWFNSQLKERLSPVILIKLNEEQQVESASSIAEMQSMLNKTLENLSAIAKETNDTLEKSDLAAVVAHKTGVPIGKVQTQEKERLLNIESHLQKRVVGQNHGIKSIAEAIRESRSGLSKPGQPIGSFFFLGPTGTGKTELAKTLAEFLFNDETALIRFDMSEFKEEHSAALLYGAPPGYVGYEEGGLLVNKIRQKPYAIVLFDEIEKAHTSVFDIFLQILDEGKLHDRLGKEGDFSNAVILFTSNIGSSYIVDEFAKGNVPPSDKLAEIMENYFRPEFLGRLTEIIPFAPISEENVVKIFDIHLKTLYKSLAAQGIELIIQQEAKEVLAKSGFTPKFGARPLLGVIRNKLRRPLSKKIIAGEISKGSKLQLSLDENKDLKWETLA, via the coding sequence ATGGACTTTGTACTTTCCGACAAACTAAAACAAGCTATAAACATTGCCCAGGCTATTGCCAAAGAATTTATGAATGCTGAATTCTCTCCGGCACACCTGCTCAAAGCCTTGCTGCACAAAGAAATTGGATTAATTCCCCTGCTGGAAGCCATGAACAAAGATTTTTATTACATGGAAGAATGGGCCGAAATGCGTATTGAAACTTATCCGAAAGCAAGTAAAATAAGCGATCAGCCCAAGGCCGATATTGATGTAAAAGCTGTTTTTAACGAAGCCGATAATGTACGACTGAAAATCTCGGAAGATACAATTACACCCGAATGTGTGCTTATTGCATTAACCATTCCGGGTGTTGGTTTTACCTATGAACAGCTAAAAACGTTTAACCTGAAGGAACAGGAATTGCTCGACCAGGTAATTGAACAAGCAAACCTAGAAAATGTAATTGGTGCTGATGAAAAAAAACAGGAAGAAGGGACCACTAAAAGCTCCACAAAAAAACAAACAGCACTGTTAAAATATTGCACCGATTTAACAACCGAAGCACAGCAGGGTAAACTCGATCCTGTTGTAAGCCGCGATAAAGAAATTAGAATGATGGCCGAAATACTGGGCCGAAGATCGAAACCCAATGTAATTATTATGGGCGACCCGGGTGTTGGGAAAACCGCCCTGGTGCACGGATTTGCACAAAATATTGTTGCCGGCAAAGTTCCTGAAAACCTGAAAAACGTAAAAATATTTGAACTTGATTTTGGCTCACTTATCGCTGGGGCATCGTACAAAGGAGAAGTGGAAGACCGGCTAAAAAATATTATTAAGGAAATAGAGCAGTACGAAAAAGCGATTCTTTTTATTGATGAAATACACATGCTACTTGATAACCAGGCAGGGGCATCAGGAGCAGCAAACCTACTAAAACCCGAGCTCGACAAAGGCAAACTAACCGTAATCGGCACCACCTCTATCGATAATTATACCAAAACCATCGAAAACGACGAGGCCTTCAAAAGAAAGTTTGAAATACTTAAAATTGAAGAACCCGATACTGCCGGATGTATGCGCATGCTCGAAAAAATAATTCCGGTTTACGAAGAACATCATAAAATAAAAGTAAGTAAAGAAAACCTTGAAGAGGCAGTACTGCTATCAAAACGCTACCTGAAAGAGCGCTGCCTGCCGGATGCTGCTATAGACCTCATCGACCGTTCAATGGCTGTTGTTAAAATGATGCAGGATACGAGCCAAGCCGAAATAGAATCGTTACGTAATGAATTATCGGATTACATCGGTAATAAAAATGCCTTGTCTGAAGAAGAACTCAAAAAGGAAATTTTATGGTTTAATTCGCAGTTAAAAGAACGACTTAGCCCTGTTATACTGATTAAACTAAATGAAGAACAGCAAGTTGAATCGGCATCGAGCATAGCGGAAATGCAAAGCATGCTGAATAAAACCCTGGAAAACCTTTCAGCCATTGCAAAAGAAACAAACGACACGCTCGAGAAATCGGATTTGGCCGCCGTGGTGGCCCATAAAACGGGAGTACCAATTGGGAAAGTGCAGACCCAGGAAAAAGAACGCCTGCTTAACATTGAAAGCCATTTGCAAAAGCGTGTGGTTGGCCAAAATCATGGCATTAAAAGTATTGCAGAAGCGATTCGCGAATCACGCTCGGGATTAAGCAAACCCGGGCAACCTATCGGTTCGTTTTTCTTTTTAGGGCCTACAGGAACAGGAAAAACCGAACTGGCAAAAACACTGGCCGAATTTCTGTTTAACGACGAAACTGCACTAATTCGCTTCGATATGTCGGAATTTAAAGAAGAACACTCAGCTGCCCTGCTTTATGGCGCACCTCCGGGTTACGTGGGGTACGAAGAAGGCGGTTTGCTGGTTAATAAAATTCGGCAAAAACCCTATGCCATTGTACTTTTTGATGAGATTGAGAAAGCACATACTTCGGTATTCGACATTTTTTTGCAAATTCTTGATGAAGGCAAACTGCATGACCGTTTAGGAAAAGAAGGCGATTTTTCAAATGCTGTTATTCTCTTTACCTCGAATATAGGCAGTTCATACATTGTTGATGAATTTGCCAAAGGCAATGTTCCGCCATCAGACAAGCTGGCCGAAATTATGGAAAATTATTTCCGCCCCGAGTTTTTAGGCAGACTGACAGAAATCATTCCTTTTGCTCCAATCAGCGAAGAAAATGTGGTGAAAATTTTTGATATCCATTTAAAAACCCTCTACAAATCACTTGCTGCACAAGGCATTGAATTAATCATTCAGCAAGAAGCAAAAGAAGTGCTGGCAAAATCGGGATTTACACCAAAATTTGGTGCACGTCCCCTTTTGGGGGTCATCCGGAATAAACTCCGCCGACCACTTTCTAAAAAAATAATTGCAGGAGAAATTTCCAAAGGATCAAAACTTCAGCTATCACTTGATGAGAACAAGGATTTGAAATGGGAAACATTAGCGTAA
- a CDS encoding AMP-binding protein — translation MRTIVELFETAVANYPDNPYLWEKTKGEFQPTTYKQTREKVLDLAAGLIQLGFKKGDRAALVADGRNDWIISELGMLYAGGINVPLSIRLQNNELAFRIKHSGSKYIFVSKLHAEKVEEIRDELPDLEKVIYIDGKENPGENDINYDELLRNGASYRKANKQLTESVWKAIEADDVANISYTSGTTADPKGIMLTHLNYAANVVQSNSLLDMQSEWITLAILPWDHAFAHTTCLYVFMYKGASIASVEIGNSPMETLRNIPKNIQEIKPTLMMSVPAYSKTFRKNIEAGIRKKGEFLYKVFQFALKVAYAHNGYGNNRGKGWRFFLKPLYWLFDQILFSKVRAGFGGNLKFFIGGGALLDVELQRFFYAVGLPICQGYGLTEAAPVISSNVPHDVIFGSSGKLVKNLEIKIIDEDGNELPNGQKGEIAVKGDNVMKGYWNNPTATSETLVNGWLHTGDMGYMADDGFLYVLGRFKSLLIGNDGEKYSPEGIEEALVDQSPYIQQIMLYNNQNPYTVGMVVPEMEAINRELKNKGIEKESDEAVRAGIDIIQNEINEYKKGGKFEGSFPERWLPATVAILPEAFTTDNKMLNATMKMVRDKVSAHFANELEFLYTPEAKNIQNELNSTALKKWLS, via the coding sequence ATGAGAACCATTGTTGAACTATTTGAAACGGCAGTTGCCAACTACCCCGACAATCCGTATTTATGGGAAAAAACAAAAGGTGAATTCCAGCCCACCACCTACAAGCAGACCCGCGAAAAGGTATTGGATTTGGCTGCCGGGCTCATACAACTTGGTTTTAAAAAAGGCGACCGGGCAGCACTGGTTGCCGATGGGCGTAACGACTGGATAATTAGCGAACTAGGCATGCTTTACGCCGGTGGAATAAATGTCCCGCTTTCTATTCGCTTACAAAATAACGAACTGGCTTTTCGTATTAAACACAGTGGCAGCAAGTATATCTTTGTTTCAAAATTGCATGCCGAAAAGGTAGAAGAAATTCGGGATGAACTGCCCGACCTGGAAAAAGTAATTTATATTGACGGGAAAGAAAATCCGGGTGAAAATGATATTAACTATGACGAGCTTTTAAGAAATGGTGCCAGTTACCGCAAAGCAAACAAGCAGCTAACCGAATCGGTTTGGAAGGCCATAGAAGCAGATGATGTTGCCAATATTTCATACACATCGGGAACTACAGCCGACCCAAAGGGAATTATGCTTACCCATCTTAATTACGCTGCCAATGTGGTACAATCCAACTCTTTGCTCGATATGCAATCAGAATGGATAACACTGGCCATTTTACCCTGGGACCATGCTTTTGCTCACACCACCTGCCTTTATGTTTTTATGTACAAAGGAGCCAGTATTGCCTCGGTTGAAATAGGCAACTCTCCCATGGAAACACTGCGTAATATTCCTAAAAACATCCAGGAAATAAAACCAACTTTAATGATGAGTGTTCCTGCCTATTCTAAAACTTTCAGAAAAAACATTGAAGCAGGAATACGCAAAAAAGGAGAGTTTTTATATAAAGTTTTCCAGTTTGCGCTAAAAGTTGCTTATGCCCACAACGGATATGGCAATAACAGGGGAAAAGGCTGGCGCTTTTTTCTTAAACCACTGTACTGGCTATTCGACCAGATTCTTTTTTCGAAAGTGCGCGCCGGCTTTGGCGGAAACCTGAAGTTTTTTATCGGTGGCGGGGCACTGCTCGATGTTGAATTACAACGGTTCTTTTATGCCGTTGGCTTACCTATTTGCCAGGGATACGGCCTTACTGAGGCAGCACCTGTAATTTCATCAAACGTGCCGCATGATGTGATTTTTGGTTCATCAGGAAAATTGGTGAAAAACCTTGAAATAAAAATAATTGACGAGGACGGAAACGAACTGCCAAACGGACAAAAAGGCGAAATTGCCGTAAAAGGCGATAATGTAATGAAAGGCTATTGGAACAACCCCACTGCCACTTCTGAAACTTTAGTTAATGGCTGGTTACACACGGGCGATATGGGCTATATGGCCGACGATGGTTTCTTGTATGTTTTGGGCCGTTTTAAAAGTTTGCTTATTGGTAACGACGGCGAGAAATACAGTCCGGAAGGCATTGAAGAAGCGCTGGTAGATCAATCGCCATACATTCAGCAGATAATGCTTTACAACAATCAAAATCCTTACACGGTTGGAATGGTAGTACCAGAAATGGAAGCCATTAACCGGGAACTTAAAAACAAAGGAATTGAGAAAGAAAGCGATGAGGCAGTTCGAGCTGGTATAGATATTATTCAGAACGAAATTAACGAATATAAAAAGGGCGGCAAATTCGAAGGATCGTTCCCCGAACGATGGCTACCTGCTACTGTTGCTATTTTGCCCGAGGCTTTTACAACCGATAATAAAATGCTGAATGCCACCATGAAAATGGTTCGCGATAAAGTGAGTGCCCATTTCGCCAATGAACTGGAATTTTTATATACACCTGAAGCCAAAAATATTCAGAACGAATTAAATAGTACCGCCCTAAAAAAATGGCTAAGCTAG
- a CDS encoding aldose epimerase family protein, with the protein MKITSQKFGTLKDGREATLFILSNNDITVKITNYGAIITAVDMPNKNGSIENVVCGFDKLENYLSEEYLGSYPYFGAVIGRFGNRIAGGKLEIEGTSYEMAINNGPNHLHGGLEGFDKKLFDAEQIDTAEEVGVKLSYLSPDGEENYPGNLKVTCIYTLNKNNDLSIQYFAETDKTTVVNLTNHSYFNLSGQKENVLNHELELNATKMTEMVEQIPTGKIVPVVGTAFDFTSAKKLNAAGLEMGYDDNFVFDNEEGELIHAGTLCEAKSGRKIEVYTTQPGMQVYTGYWNPELTIDGKKKFGSFSGIALETQHYPDSVHHKNFPTTVLKPGELYNQKTIYKFITE; encoded by the coding sequence ATGAAAATAACTTCACAAAAATTTGGCACATTAAAAGACGGCCGCGAAGCCACTCTTTTTATTCTGAGTAACAACGATATTACCGTAAAAATTACCAACTACGGAGCCATAATAACAGCAGTGGATATGCCTAATAAAAATGGCAGCATTGAAAATGTAGTTTGTGGTTTTGACAAACTTGAAAACTACCTGAGCGAAGAATACCTGGGCAGCTATCCGTATTTTGGAGCTGTAATCGGCCGCTTTGGCAACCGTATTGCCGGAGGAAAACTGGAAATTGAGGGTACCAGCTACGAAATGGCCATTAACAATGGCCCCAATCATTTACACGGAGGTTTGGAAGGTTTTGATAAAAAACTTTTTGACGCCGAGCAAATAGACACGGCTGAGGAGGTTGGTGTAAAACTTAGCTACCTCAGCCCCGATGGCGAAGAAAACTATCCCGGTAATTTAAAGGTTACCTGCATTTATACATTAAATAAAAACAACGATTTAAGTATTCAGTATTTTGCTGAAACGGATAAAACTACAGTGGTAAACTTAACCAACCACAGCTATTTTAACTTAAGTGGCCAAAAAGAAAACGTATTAAACCACGAACTGGAACTAAACGCCACAAAAATGACGGAAATGGTAGAACAGATACCAACCGGCAAAATTGTTCCGGTGGTGGGTACTGCATTTGATTTTACCTCGGCAAAAAAATTAAACGCTGCAGGATTGGAAATGGGTTACGATGACAATTTTGTTTTCGATAACGAAGAAGGCGAATTAATACATGCCGGCACTCTTTGTGAAGCAAAAAGCGGACGCAAAATAGAGGTATACACCACACAACCGGGAATGCAGGTTTATACCGGTTACTGGAATCCGGAATTGACCATAGACGGAAAGAAGAAATTTGGCAGTTTTTCGGGTATTGCACTCGAAACGCAACACTATCCGGATTCAGTGCATCACAAGAACTTTCCGACCACCGTTTTAAAACCCGGAGAGCTATACAACCAGAAAACAATTTACAAATTTATTACCGAATAA
- a CDS encoding DUF5458 family protein — protein MAELESAQNIAQYKEKVAENVKGIENPAEQLKTGLDKLAGSGGFDLLEMAFKGVENMNPERKARKRIFLSESAYKNERDELKKTLQLWAAVLESSNSISDMVEASEKNIEVAEKTYKSNMAKAIEATKDLERSYRSAALFFKNTESTKLKNLSVLNADLDQLKDLDDTRFIDAVQAELVNNFDRLDLRDNYGILVVPGYLGSNKVVEKWAKIAHDNKVMLVTDFEHLDNPDDVMDLFEMANLTGGDMYRSNVMMACNWLVGRDKIDEIGEDEELFVPPSGALAGTIYNTLMSQVAAGKKHGGLNEVDGVAFDLKKSEIANLEKMGLVPMVNEYGKVMAFSAKTLFNGDNLGLQTYSVVRVFDYVTKVMMDFLNRRAFENFNVKTRKEILSQIVKFLDSITGPGKLIENFSVKRFEQDPVQKDRIYLDIHMTPYFPAKNFMIKMDGQKGDDGTEWDSDYEQN, from the coding sequence ATGGCAGAATTAGAGAGCGCACAAAATATTGCTCAATACAAAGAAAAAGTAGCAGAAAATGTAAAAGGAATTGAAAATCCGGCGGAACAATTAAAAACCGGTCTCGATAAATTAGCCGGAAGCGGTGGTTTCGATCTTCTGGAAATGGCCTTTAAAGGTGTTGAAAACATGAATCCGGAACGAAAAGCCAGAAAACGTATTTTCCTGTCCGAATCAGCCTATAAAAACGAACGCGACGAGTTGAAAAAAACACTTCAACTTTGGGCAGCCGTTCTGGAATCTTCGAACAGTATTTCGGATATGGTTGAAGCCAGCGAAAAAAATATTGAAGTAGCCGAAAAAACTTACAAATCAAATATGGCAAAAGCCATTGAAGCCACTAAGGACCTGGAACGTTCCTATCGCTCGGCAGCACTGTTTTTCAAAAATACAGAAAGCACCAAACTTAAAAACCTATCGGTATTAAATGCCGACCTTGATCAGTTAAAAGACCTCGACGATACCCGTTTTATTGATGCCGTGCAGGCCGAATTGGTAAACAATTTCGACCGCCTTGACCTACGCGATAATTATGGGATTTTAGTAGTACCAGGCTACCTTGGATCGAACAAGGTGGTTGAGAAATGGGCAAAAATAGCACACGACAATAAGGTAATGCTCGTAACTGATTTTGAACACCTCGATAATCCTGACGATGTGATGGACCTGTTTGAAATGGCCAACTTAACCGGTGGCGACATGTATCGGTCGAACGTAATGATGGCCTGTAACTGGCTGGTTGGAAGAGATAAAATTGACGAAATTGGCGAAGATGAAGAGCTATTTGTTCCACCGTCAGGAGCTCTGGCCGGAACTATTTACAACACACTAATGTCGCAGGTGGCGGCGGGTAAAAAACATGGTGGTCTTAACGAAGTAGATGGTGTGGCCTTCGACCTGAAAAAAAGTGAAATTGCCAATCTTGAAAAAATGGGATTAGTGCCCATGGTTAACGAATATGGCAAAGTAATGGCTTTTTCGGCAAAAACACTTTTTAATGGCGACAACCTTGGCCTGCAAACCTACTCTGTTGTCAGAGTTTTCGACTACGTTACCAAAGTAATGATGGATTTTCTGAACCGCAGGGCTTTTGAGAATTTTAATGTAAAAACACGAAAAGAAATTCTTTCGCAAATTGTTAAATTTCTCGACAGCATTACCGGCCCCGGCAAACTTATTGAAAACTTTTCGGTAAAACGTTTCGAGCAAGACCCCGTGCAAAAAGACCGTATCTATCTTGATATTCATATGACTCCTTATTTCCCGGCCAAAAATTTCATGATAAAAATGGATGGACAAAAAGGCGATGATGGCACCGAATGGGATTCAGATTATGAACAAAACTAA
- a CDS encoding galactokinase family protein, which translates to MTKIGTLNEKINGGENPLFKELYGSDASELKLQAERYANLMGEFEKTFGNDDVALFSSPGRTEIGGNHTDHNFGRVLAGAVNLDNIAVAAANGTGTVRIKSAGYPEFQVELSNFEPNEDEFYTSTSLVKGIAAKMKENGYEIGGFDACIEGRVPKGSGLSSSASFEVLIGAIFNALFNDGKMGAVENAIIGQWSENNYFGKPCGLMDQTACSVGGLITIDFEDPANPIVKEVDFDFVSTGYSLVITDVGGGHDDPASQAEYASLPTEMKSVAAELGAKVLREVTLEQIVDKIPELREKGISDRAILRSYHFQGDNARVVKQVEALENNDFDAFLQMVVESGYSSYMYNQNIFDVVHKDEQVVSLGLALSEMVLKGSGAWRVHGGGFGGTIQAFVPQDKLDEYVKILEHVYGQGSCHKLFIRSNGSIKLDL; encoded by the coding sequence ATGACAAAAATTGGTACATTAAACGAGAAGATTAACGGTGGAGAGAATCCGTTATTTAAAGAATTATATGGCAGCGATGCCTCGGAATTGAAACTGCAGGCTGAGCGTTATGCCAACCTGATGGGGGAGTTTGAAAAAACATTTGGAAACGACGATGTAGCTCTTTTTAGCTCGCCAGGCCGTACTGAAATTGGTGGCAACCATACCGACCATAACTTTGGCCGTGTTTTGGCCGGAGCTGTAAATCTTGACAATATTGCTGTTGCTGCTGCAAACGGAACAGGTACTGTTCGTATAAAATCAGCAGGATATCCTGAATTTCAGGTAGAGCTGAGCAACTTCGAACCCAATGAAGACGAATTCTATACTTCTACTTCGCTGGTGAAAGGAATTGCCGCAAAAATGAAAGAAAACGGCTACGAAATTGGCGGTTTCGATGCCTGTATTGAGGGAAGAGTTCCAAAAGGCTCGGGGCTGAGTTCTTCAGCTTCATTTGAAGTTTTAATAGGTGCGATTTTTAATGCTTTGTTTAACGATGGCAAAATGGGAGCTGTTGAAAATGCAATTATCGGGCAATGGAGTGAAAACAACTACTTTGGCAAGCCTTGTGGTTTAATGGATCAAACAGCCTGTTCGGTGGGGGGTTTAATTACCATCGATTTTGAAGATCCTGCAAACCCAATTGTAAAAGAAGTAGATTTCGACTTTGTTTCAACAGGTTACTCCCTGGTAATTACCGATGTTGGTGGCGGTCACGACGATCCTGCATCACAGGCAGAATACGCATCGCTGCCAACCGAAATGAAATCGGTTGCTGCCGAATTGGGTGCTAAAGTACTCCGCGAGGTTACTTTGGAGCAAATAGTTGATAAAATTCCTGAGCTGCGCGAAAAAGGTATTAGCGACCGCGCAATACTTCGTTCGTATCATTTCCAGGGCGATAATGCTCGTGTGGTAAAACAAGTTGAAGCCTTGGAAAACAATGACTTTGATGCATTTTTACAAATGGTTGTGGAGTCGGGTTACAGCTCGTATATGTACAATCAGAATATTTTTGATGTGGTTCATAAAGACGAGCAAGTGGTTTCGCTTGGTTTGGCTTTAAGCGAGATGGTATTAAAAGGAAGCGGTGCCTGGCGTGTACATGGCGGTGGCTTTGGTGGTACCATTCAAGCATTTGTTCCGCAGGATAAACTGGATGAATATGTAAAAATACTGGAGCACGTTTACGGACAAGGCTCATGTCATAAATTGTTTATCCGTTCAAACGGATCAATAAAACTTGACTTATAG
- the tssD gene encoding type VI secretion system tube protein TssD — protein MSFKAIFKTTGQEFRVLSSSYNVYRAVDEMGRPTSSTVGGEISISMESNANNLFFEHISIGEMLKDGTITYIKRNEEATMRELSFKNAFISSFSETFDHSGGSGAMITSITLVAQVIIMGNGEIINEWKS, from the coding sequence ATGTCATTTAAAGCAATATTTAAAACTACCGGCCAGGAATTTAGAGTATTAAGTTCCAGCTATAATGTTTACCGGGCCGTTGACGAAATGGGCAGGCCTACATCGTCAACTGTTGGTGGCGAAATAAGTATAAGCATGGAATCCAATGCAAACAACCTGTTTTTTGAGCACATCAGCATTGGCGAAATGTTAAAAGACGGCACCATTACTTACATAAAACGTAACGAGGAAGCTACAATGAGAGAACTTAGTTTCAAAAATGCATTTATCTCGTCGTTTAGCGAAACCTTCGACCACTCCGGGGGGTCGGGGGCCATGATAACTTCGATAACGCTGGTAGCCCAGGTAATAATAATGGGCAATGGCGAAATTATTAACGAATGGAAATCCTAA
- the tssD gene encoding type VI secretion system tube protein TssD: MSLSARLHISGHRKEQKGIRIIECDFEFLQSVDSTTGQISGRMKGGKINVLLDIENDGELLHWMFNNVVKNGKIIFIGPPEGKSVKTIEFENAYLIYYKEVFKEVSSVTIRITISAQKMIIAGEQMENSWTGFKNY; this comes from the coding sequence ATGTCCTTATCAGCCCGTCTACATATATCAGGACACCGAAAAGAACAAAAAGGTATCCGAATCATCGAATGTGATTTTGAATTTTTACAAAGTGTCGACAGCACAACAGGACAAATTAGCGGCAGAATGAAAGGGGGAAAAATCAATGTCCTTCTTGATATTGAAAACGATGGCGAATTGCTGCACTGGATGTTTAATAATGTGGTAAAAAACGGCAAAATCATTTTCATCGGCCCTCCTGAAGGGAAATCAGTAAAAACAATTGAATTTGAAAATGCCTACCTCATTTATTATAAAGAAGTATTTAAGGAAGTTTCGAGTGTTACCATCAGAATAACAATTTCAGCACAGAAAATGATTATTGCCGGTGAACAAATGGAGAATTCGTGGACAGGTTTCAAAAATTATTAA